The following are encoded together in the candidate division WOR-3 bacterium genome:
- a CDS encoding AAA family ATPase, producing MKNNQFEVPIEKLRLVCDPNKFPFETTDEVGICNDIIGQDRAVKALKLGIEIPSAGYHIFVTGLVGTGRTTAVKYLLDTAEKSKKIPDDILYVNNFADPDNPKLIRLPAGMGDKFAYAMEELIENLKKNIPMVLESDTYQLRRNKLIEHFKAKSSTLALEFEKKLQAENFGIVQLLPIAQPELVYIYENQQLNFEGVANLYAEQKITREQFQEIQKKFDKFSQELNEIFQKIKAIEKETRASLSKLEQDTIKPVVLEQIEEIKSEFNFEPVHHYLDEVTKAILSNIERFIPQEKKSHSPVIDQFLEFKVNVLVDNSHLEGAPVIFETTPTYKNIFGTIERVWDRSGQWRTDFTKIKAGSLLKADGGFLILNALDAILEPGVWPTLKRTLRNRILEITSFDPYTMFAISGLKPEPIPIDVKVIMIGDARIYNILYNYDEDFKKIFKVRADFDWVMPLSDETIRQYAQVIKGICHKENLLAFDKTAVAAIVEYGVRLAGRKNYLSTQFNLITDVLKEANYWAQKEKAKVISKRHIEKAIEERIERVKLIEDKIQKMIEEGTIFIDTEGKVVGQVNGLSIYDVGEYSFGRPSRITAKIGVGASGVINIEREAELSGPIHSKGVLILSGYLRDKYAQDKPLALSASLCFEQSYSGVEGDSASSAELYALLSSLSGIPIRQDLAVTGSVNQKGEVQPIGGVNQKIEGFFAVCKAKGLTGTQGVIIPQANIDDLMLRNEVLEAVRQGKFHIYAIKTIDEGIELLTGVKAGTKDENGNYPQGTINYLVNERLKQLAQYWQEYQGLSTGKSNL from the coding sequence ATGAAAAACAATCAATTTGAAGTTCCAATTGAAAAACTACGATTAGTTTGCGACCCGAACAAATTTCCTTTTGAAACAACTGATGAAGTTGGAATATGTAATGATATTATTGGTCAAGACCGAGCAGTTAAAGCCTTAAAGTTGGGAATAGAAATTCCCAGTGCCGGCTATCATATTTTTGTTACAGGTTTAGTGGGCACTGGTCGCACAACCGCTGTAAAGTATCTTTTAGATACTGCGGAAAAAAGTAAAAAAATTCCTGATGATATTCTCTATGTGAATAATTTTGCTGACCCTGATAATCCTAAATTAATCCGACTACCAGCAGGTATGGGTGATAAATTCGCTTACGCGATGGAAGAATTAATTGAGAACCTTAAGAAAAATATTCCGATGGTCTTAGAAAGCGATACCTATCAACTGCGCCGAAATAAATTGATTGAACATTTTAAGGCAAAATCATCTACCTTGGCATTAGAATTTGAAAAGAAACTGCAAGCCGAAAATTTTGGTATCGTGCAATTACTACCGATCGCTCAGCCCGAGTTGGTTTATATTTATGAAAACCAGCAATTAAATTTTGAAGGCGTTGCTAATTTGTATGCGGAACAAAAAATTACTCGCGAACAGTTTCAAGAAATTCAAAAGAAGTTCGATAAATTTTCCCAAGAATTAAATGAAATTTTCCAAAAAATCAAAGCAATTGAAAAAGAGACCCGCGCCAGTTTATCAAAATTAGAACAAGATACAATAAAACCCGTCGTTTTAGAACAAATCGAAGAAATTAAAAGTGAGTTCAATTTCGAACCGGTTCATCATTATTTAGATGAGGTCACAAAAGCAATCTTATCCAATATTGAAAGATTTATTCCTCAAGAGAAAAAATCCCATAGTCCAGTTATTGACCAATTTTTAGAATTTAAGGTTAATGTCTTAGTTGATAATTCACATCTTGAAGGCGCACCGGTTATTTTTGAGACAACTCCAACTTACAAAAACATTTTTGGCACAATTGAGCGGGTCTGGGACCGTTCTGGCCAATGGCGAACTGATTTTACAAAAATTAAAGCCGGTTCACTTCTCAAAGCCGATGGCGGATTTTTGATATTAAATGCCTTAGATGCAATTTTAGAGCCCGGAGTCTGGCCAACTTTGAAAAGAACTTTACGCAATCGGATATTAGAGATAACATCCTTTGACCCCTATACGATGTTTGCTATTTCCGGATTAAAACCTGAACCCATACCAATTGATGTTAAAGTGATAATGATTGGCGATGCTCGCATCTATAATATCTTATATAATTACGACGAAGACTTCAAAAAAATCTTTAAGGTTCGGGCGGATTTTGATTGGGTAATGCCATTATCCGATGAAACCATTAGACAATACGCCCAAGTGATAAAAGGAATTTGTCATAAAGAAAATTTACTTGCTTTTGATAAGACCGCAGTCGCTGCTATTGTAGAATACGGGGTCCGTTTAGCCGGGAGAAAAAATTATCTCTCAACCCAGTTTAATCTTATCACGGATGTGCTCAAAGAGGCTAATTATTGGGCACAAAAAGAAAAGGCAAAAGTAATATCAAAAAGACATATTGAAAAAGCAATTGAAGAAAGAATCGAGCGTGTAAAATTAATCGAAGATAAAATTCAAAAGATGATTGAAGAAGGCACCATCTTTATTGATACTGAAGGTAAAGTTGTCGGACAAGTCAACGGTTTATCAATTTATGATGTTGGCGAATATTCCTTTGGTCGTCCTTCGCGCATCACGGCCAAAATTGGTGTTGGTGCCTCGGGTGTAATCAATATTGAGCGCGAAGCCGAACTCTCTGGTCCAATTCATAGTAAGGGCGTCTTAATTCTTTCTGGTTATCTTCGTGATAAATATGCTCAAGATAAACCATTAGCCTTAAGTGCCAGTTTATGCTTTGAGCAATCTTATTCAGGTGTTGAAGGCGATAGCGCTTCTTCAGCCGAACTTTATGCGTTGCTCTCCAGCCTTTCTGGCATTCCAATTCGCCAGGATTTAGCGGTTACCGGTTCAGTCAATCAAAAAGGTGAAGTGCAACCCATCGGCGGCGTCAATCAAAAAATTGAAGGGTTTTTTGCGGTATGTAAAGCCAAAGGACTTACTGGCACTCAAGGTGTAATTATTCCCCAAGCCAATATTGACGATTTGATGTTGCGCAATGAAGTATTAGAAGCAGTCCGCCAAGGAAAATTTCATATTTATGCAATAAAGACCATTGATGAAGGAATTGAACTCTTAACCGGTGTCAAAGCCGGCACAAAAGATGAAAATGGCAATTATCCTCAAGGAACCATCAACTATTTAGTTAACGAAAGATTAAAACAATTAGCCCAATACTGGCAGGAGTATCAAGGTCTTTCAACCGGAAAAAGTAACCTCTAA
- a CDS encoding SoxR reducing system RseC family protein, protein MEEIGKIIEIEGTTAKIEITPSGGCAHCTQANICNPLGKNKKVIELQNNLNAQVGDWVKIEIKEKHRVLSLSLVLGLPVVLFLIGVFFGRKISSEKFSAILGGVGLGLGFLVVKIINNYLIKKGKSLATIKEKISPPNGGK, encoded by the coding sequence ATGGAAGAGATTGGTAAGATAATTGAGATAGAAGGAACAACCGCTAAAATTGAAATTACACCATCAGGTGGTTGTGCCCATTGCACTCAAGCCAATATCTGTAATCCCTTAGGTAAAAATAAGAAAGTAATCGAACTACAAAACAATCTTAATGCTCAAGTTGGTGATTGGGTAAAAATTGAGATAAAAGAAAAACATCGGGTTTTATCGCTATCATTGGTTTTAGGGCTCCCCGTAGTGTTATTTTTAATTGGAGTATTTTTCGGTAGAAAAATCAGCAGTGAGAAGTTTTCGGCAATTTTGGGTGGTGTGGGACTGGGATTGGGATTTTTAGTAGTAAAGATAATAAATAATTATTTGATTAAAAAAGGTAAGAGTTTAGCCACAATTAAAGAAAAGATAAGCCCACCTAATGGTGGTAAATAA
- a CDS encoding ferredoxin — MKVSVDKELCTGCELCVTSCPDIFEMDGDVAKAKQEIIAPGAEECARQAAEDCPTSAIKIEE, encoded by the coding sequence ATGAAAGTTAGTGTTGATAAAGAACTATGCACAGGTTGTGAACTCTGTGTAACATCCTGTCCTGATATTTTTGAAATGGATGGCGATGTTGCCAAGGCAAAGCAAGAAATCATCGCGCCTGGTGCTGAAGAATGCGCACGACAGGCAGCAGAAGATTGTCCAACTTCAGCAATTAAAATTGAAGAATAA
- a CDS encoding DASS family sodium-coupled anion symporter: MKNKVIPKIIYITLILLIAFVIYLLPIPNISEPAKRTLSILTIAALFWITEIIPLYITSFVILFLEAIFLTNQMGGNFKIFLVPFFDSVIVLFLGGLVLAQALKKYDLDEWFTFIILKRIGNKPSQVLIGFMAVTAFLSMWMSNTATTALMIGLVLVLTQNIPRNDPLITALALGIPFSANIGGIATPIGTPPNALTISILHSKNITITFLGWMLFGLPLTIILFLVIYLILKKYFKSNLREINLAQEKNNGFSNEQKLIIAVFLMTVLLWLTFELHKIPTSIVALLPVIIFSGSGLLKEEDFGRIGWDTLILMGGGLSLGMTIEKSGLSSWFVSQINFAALPNVILLTSITLITIFLTSFISNTSAAAILLPIAVSLTTKPIGPALAVGLSASIAMVLPVSTPPNAIAYGSGLIKTKDMVKYGGIIAILSAIIITLFVLLISLLVK; encoded by the coding sequence ATGAAGAATAAAGTTATCCCCAAAATCATCTATATTACTTTAATTCTTCTAATTGCATTTGTTATTTATCTGCTTCCTATACCTAACATTTCTGAACCCGCAAAACGGACACTATCCATACTAACTATTGCCGCTCTATTCTGGATAACTGAAATTATCCCCTTATATATTACTTCCTTTGTAATTTTATTCTTGGAAGCAATATTTTTAACTAATCAAATGGGCGGTAATTTCAAAATTTTTTTAGTGCCCTTTTTTGACTCCGTCATTGTTTTGTTTTTAGGCGGACTGGTTTTGGCTCAGGCATTAAAGAAATATGATTTGGATGAATGGTTCACTTTTATCATCTTAAAACGAATTGGTAATAAGCCTTCGCAAGTTTTAATTGGCTTTATGGCGGTAACCGCGTTTCTTTCCATGTGGATGTCCAATACGGCTACCACCGCATTAATGATTGGGTTAGTGCTCGTTTTAACGCAAAACATTCCCCGAAACGACCCTTTAATAACTGCCCTGGCTTTAGGAATTCCATTTTCAGCCAACATTGGTGGTATTGCTACACCAATCGGAACTCCACCTAATGCCTTAACTATTAGTATCTTACATTCGAAAAATATCACCATTACATTTTTAGGCTGGATGCTCTTTGGATTGCCATTAACAATAATTCTTTTTTTGGTGATTTATCTAATCTTAAAAAAATATTTTAAGTCTAATTTAAGAGAGATTAATTTAGCACAAGAAAAAAATAATGGTTTTTCTAATGAACAAAAATTAATTATCGCCGTATTTCTTATGACGGTGCTATTATGGCTCACTTTTGAACTCCATAAAATTCCAACCAGTATTGTTGCTTTATTGCCGGTAATTATTTTTAGTGGTTCAGGATTATTAAAAGAAGAGGACTTTGGGCGCATTGGTTGGGATACATTAATCTTAATGGGCGGTGGTTTGTCCTTAGGAATGACTATCGAAAAGAGTGGTTTAAGCAGTTGGTTTGTCAGTCAAATTAATTTTGCCGCCCTACCTAATGTTATTTTATTAACAAGTATCACTTTGATTACTATCTTTTTAACCAGTTTCATTTCTAATACCAGTGCCGCGGCAATTCTCTTACCCATTGCAGTAAGTTTAACCACCAAACCAATTGGTCCGGCACTTGCTGTCGGTTTATCAGCCTCAATTGCAATGGTCTTACCAGTCAGCACACCTCCAAATGCAATTGCTTATGGTTCAGGCTTGATAAAAACAAAAGATATGGTCAAATATGGTGGCATAATTGCAATCTTGTCAGCAATTATTATAACACTATTTGTTTTGCTCATATCTTTATTAGTTAAATAA
- the folK gene encoding 2-amino-4-hydroxy-6-hydroxymethyldihydropteridine diphosphokinase — translation MARIYLGLGSNLNDREYMIKRAIQSLNRHNINVIRISPIYETEPINDSGNNISVLPKTAPTTSAKFLNCVALAETLYEPEVLLKVINDIENNLGRKRKEGIRNLPRTIDIDILFYDDRIIDTPNLKIPHTALHKRAFVLIPLFDLNPELFHPVIKKTVKDLLKSVDKKGVVLWQSQPISTRI, via the coding sequence ATGGCTCGGATATATTTAGGTCTGGGTTCTAATTTGAATGACCGTGAATATATGATAAAGCGCGCAATCCAAAGTCTTAATCGCCATAATATCAATGTGATTCGAATCTCACCAATTTATGAAACTGAACCCATCAATGATAGTGGAAATAATATTTCAGTATTACCTAAGACAGCGCCAACTACCTCAGCAAAATTTCTTAATTGTGTTGCCTTAGCCGAAACATTATATGAACCCGAGGTATTACTAAAAGTAATCAATGATATTGAGAATAATTTAGGTCGTAAACGAAAAGAAGGAATTCGCAATTTACCTCGGACAATTGATATTGATATCTTATTTTACGATGACCGAATTATTGATACGCCAAATCTGAAAATTCCTCATACCGCATTGCATAAACGCGCTTTCGTGCTTATACCCTTATTTGATTTGAACCCTGAACTATTTCATCCGGTCATCAAGAAAACAGTTAAAGATCTGTTAAAGTCAGTAGACAAAAAAGGAGTGGTTCTTTGGCAGAGTCAGCCAATATCGACACGGATTTAA
- a CDS encoding deoxynucleoside kinase, with protein MAESANIDTDLRYIAIEGMIGVGKTALAIKLAEKLNARCVLEEVEENPFLANFYQDMRTYALPTQLFFLLSRHRQQQQISQQALFQERIVSDYTFYKDRIFAYLNLSDHELKLYEKIYDFLEKDVPKPDLVVYLQASIPLLLERIKKRGRSFEQDISPEYLEALSDAYNRFFLHYDATPLLIVNTANLDFVKNEDDFVTLFKEIITTTQGRRFFSPRTKKIR; from the coding sequence TTGGCAGAGTCAGCCAATATCGACACGGATTTAAGATATATTGCCATTGAGGGAATGATTGGAGTTGGCAAAACCGCTTTGGCAATAAAACTTGCGGAAAAATTGAATGCACGATGTGTCTTAGAAGAAGTTGAAGAAAATCCATTTCTTGCCAATTTTTACCAAGATATGCGAACCTACGCTTTACCCACCCAGTTATTCTTTTTACTTTCGCGACATCGACAACAGCAACAGATATCCCAACAGGCATTATTTCAAGAAAGAATTGTCTCTGATTATACTTTTTATAAAGACCGGATATTTGCTTATCTAAATCTATCTGACCACGAGTTAAAATTATATGAGAAGATTTATGACTTTCTGGAAAAGGATGTGCCGAAGCCAGATTTAGTTGTATATCTCCAAGCATCAATCCCTTTGTTATTAGAACGAATTAAAAAGCGTGGCCGAAGTTTCGAGCAGGACATTAGCCCTGAATATCTTGAAGCACTCTCTGATGCTTATAATCGCTTCTTCTTACATTATGACGCAACACCGCTCCTAATCGTTAACACTGCTAATTTAGATTTTGTCAAAAACGAAGATGATTTTGTTACTTTATTTAAAGAGATTATCACTACCACCCAAGGACGTCGATTCTTTTCACCCAGAACAAAAAAAATAAGATAA